Part of the Candidatus Thermokryptus mobilis genome is shown below.
TTGAGCAGCAATTCTTCCCGGATCAGATGAAATTTTCATAGATAGTATCGTATAAAGAGCTGAACCAAGACAAATCAAAATGTTCGTTCTAAAGCCAGCTGGTTTTCCTTTAAGTTCTCTTTCAAGCCCAATTAGTCCGCCAAATAAAACTGCGAGGAAAAATTTTAAAAGATCAAGATGAAATGCCTCACCCATAAAATTCCACAAGTATGGTTTTTACCCTAAAACTCTATATCCAGCCTCTTCAACTTTCTGTTTGACATCTTCAATTTTAAGCTCGCCCGTGTATACAATTTCAAGGGTTTTATTTTGATGATCTGCCTTCGCTGATAGAACATTTTTCAACTGCTTCACCGCATTTTCTACCGTCATCTCACAATGATGACAGGTCATGCCTTCAACCGTGAGTGTTAACCGATTCATTTTTACCTCAAATTTTTATTTTTTTAATTCTAAGCGAGTTTGTAACCACAAGAACTGAACTAAAGGACATTGAAAGAGATGCTAACACCGGTTTGAGAAGAAGACCAGTAAAGGGATAAAGTATGCCAGCGGCTATCGGTATAAGTATTATG
Proteins encoded:
- a CDS encoding heavy-metal-associated domain-containing protein encodes the protein MNRLTLTVEGMTCHHCEMTVENAVKQLKNVLSAKADHQNKTLEIVYTGELKIEDVKQKVEEAGYRVLG